A part of Leptospira mtsangambouensis genomic DNA contains:
- a CDS encoding MBOAT family O-acyltransferase produces MLVWVAIVDFWIARGLDLPFSRQIRAILLLVSLCNSLGILFFFKYGQFIAENWAYFSGGSSSSQAFWGQWLLPVGISFYTFQSVSYVVDVYNRELKAERKFSSYLLFLSFFPQLVAGPIVTAKSFLPQIRRPLSFVRIPILFAIFLILLGLFKKMVLADHLGETSDFVFLRPEEVSTKSLWVGMFAYSMQIYCDFSGYTDIAQGTALLFGFRLPENFRMPYLASGFSEFWTRWHISLSQWLKKYIYFSLGGNRIGTLFTYRNLFLVMAIGGLWHGASWNFVIWGSCHGILLIIERWSSQHFGGISLFWLRPFRIFGTFILVSLLWVFFRSPNFATALCYLQGLFSKKGGFSLPYTYEMNFLYCFLVIAIGHIWGSFYFNDNKQLLAGFKKWENSLGKTFFFGVLTSISLILIVLFSADSKPFVYFVF; encoded by the coding sequence TTGTTGGTTTGGGTTGCGATTGTTGATTTTTGGATTGCTCGCGGCCTTGATTTACCATTTTCTAGGCAAATTCGTGCGATTTTGCTCTTGGTTTCTCTCTGCAATAGCTTGGGAATCCTTTTCTTTTTTAAGTATGGGCAGTTTATTGCTGAAAATTGGGCATATTTTTCTGGTGGTTCCAGTTCTTCCCAAGCTTTTTGGGGACAATGGCTCCTTCCTGTTGGCATCTCTTTTTATACCTTTCAGTCCGTTTCCTATGTGGTTGATGTATACAACCGAGAGCTAAAGGCAGAACGAAAATTTTCCTCTTATTTGCTATTTCTTTCTTTTTTCCCGCAGTTAGTGGCGGGGCCTATTGTGACGGCTAAGTCCTTTTTGCCACAAATTCGCAGGCCTCTCTCCTTTGTTCGGATCCCTATTCTTTTTGCCATATTTTTAATCCTATTGGGTCTTTTCAAAAAGATGGTTTTGGCTGACCATTTGGGAGAGACATCTGACTTTGTTTTTTTGCGGCCAGAAGAAGTTTCTACCAAATCTTTGTGGGTGGGGATGTTTGCTTATTCGATGCAAATATATTGTGATTTTTCTGGTTATACTGATATTGCCCAGGGCACGGCACTTCTCTTTGGTTTTCGACTTCCTGAGAATTTTCGGATGCCATATCTTGCTTCTGGGTTTTCTGAATTCTGGACTCGTTGGCATATTTCTCTTTCCCAATGGCTTAAAAAATATATCTACTTTTCCTTAGGTGGGAATCGCATCGGGACTTTATTCACCTATAGAAATCTTTTTTTGGTGATGGCCATTGGCGGCCTGTGGCACGGGGCATCTTGGAACTTTGTCATCTGGGGATCCTGTCACGGAATTTTATTGATCATTGAAAGATGGTCCTCACAGCACTTCGGAGGCATTTCTCTCTTTTGGCTGCGGCCGTTCCGAATTTTCGGAACTTTTATATTGGTGAGTTTACTTTGGGTTTTCTTCCGAAGTCCAAATTTCGCCACGGCTCTGTGCTACCTACAGGGCCTTTTTTCGAAAAAAGGGGGTTTTTCGCTGCCTTATACTTATGAAATGAATTTCCTTTACTGCTTTTTAGTCATTGCCATTGGTCATATTTGGGGAAGTTTTTATTTTAATGACAATAAGCAGTTGTTAGCTGGATTTAAAAAATGGGAAAATTCCTTAGGAAAAACGTTTTTTTTTGGGGTTTTGACTTCGATTTCTCTCATATTGATTGTTTTGTTTTCAGCCGATAGCAAACCGTTTGTGTATTTTGTTTTTTAG
- the asd gene encoding aspartate-semialdehyde dehydrogenase translates to MEKIKVGVLGATGSVGQRFIQLLENHPYFTVTHLAASEKSAGQTYGEVMKSRWKISSDIPAYAKDIIITLPNPEVTKGVQLVFSGLDASIAGEVETAYAEAGVMVLSNSKNHRMDSNVPILSAEVNAHHLDVLQFQKTKGKIITNSNCTIMGVTISLKPLMDAFGLKSVMLFSMQAISGAGYPGVPTMDILGNVVPYIGGEEDKAEIEPQKCLGTVKDGIIQSADFKISAHCNRVPVFDGHTVCVSVSFDKKPKKEEILKVWADFQGEPQKLGLPFAPNPAILYREENDRPQPRLDLETGRGMTTVVGRLREDPILDWKWVVLSHNTIRGAAGAAILNAELLYKKGFFN, encoded by the coding sequence ATGGAAAAAATCAAAGTTGGAGTCCTGGGAGCAACAGGTTCCGTCGGTCAAAGATTCATTCAACTTTTGGAGAATCACCCTTATTTCACGGTGACTCATTTGGCAGCTTCAGAAAAAAGTGCCGGCCAAACTTATGGTGAGGTAATGAAATCTCGTTGGAAGATTTCATCCGATATCCCTGCTTATGCAAAAGACATTATCATTACTTTACCAAATCCCGAAGTGACCAAGGGCGTGCAACTTGTGTTCAGTGGTCTGGATGCATCGATCGCGGGAGAAGTGGAAACTGCTTATGCAGAAGCAGGAGTGATGGTTCTTTCCAATTCAAAGAACCATAGAATGGATTCGAATGTCCCAATTCTTTCTGCGGAAGTGAATGCCCATCATTTGGATGTTTTACAATTCCAAAAGACAAAAGGTAAAATCATTACCAATTCCAATTGTACGATTATGGGAGTTACCATCTCATTAAAACCTTTAATGGATGCTTTTGGTTTAAAGTCTGTTATGTTATTTTCCATGCAGGCAATTTCGGGAGCGGGTTACCCTGGGGTTCCCACCATGGATATTCTTGGTAACGTAGTTCCTTATATTGGTGGAGAAGAAGACAAAGCAGAAATCGAACCACAAAAATGTTTGGGGACTGTGAAAGATGGGATCATCCAATCGGCCGATTTTAAAATTTCCGCCCATTGCAATCGTGTCCCGGTTTTTGATGGCCATACCGTTTGTGTTTCTGTTTCTTTTGATAAAAAACCAAAAAAAGAAGAGATTCTTAAGGTTTGGGCCGATTTTCAAGGGGAACCACAGAAATTGGGATTGCCGTTTGCACCAAACCCGGCTATTCTCTACCGCGAAGAAAATGATAGGCCTCAACCACGTCTGGATTTAGAGACTGGGAGAGGGATGACAACGGTTGTCGGAAGGCTAAGGGAAGATCCAATTTTGGATTGGAAATGGGTAGTACTTTCGCATAACACGATTCGAGGTGCTGCTGGAGCTGCCATCTTGAATGCAGAGTTATTGTATAAGAAAGGATTTTTTAACTAA
- a CDS encoding phosphatidylinositol phospholipase — MSQPKRVAFQKFLNAMRKLSTEVNDSEICKRLEILMATSKDDLPLAHVNQLLQDAKNFDPKTIPEPYTQYVRHFIYMVKRNGRVPSDLLSGEDDRASDRSGAKSSKKPTLANGTKGKRTSAKSTAPVKKGKSSSKPTSKKA, encoded by the coding sequence ATGTCTCAGCCGAAGCGAGTTGCCTTCCAAAAATTTCTCAACGCCATGCGAAAACTCTCTACCGAAGTCAATGACTCGGAGATCTGCAAACGATTGGAAATTCTTATGGCAACCAGTAAGGATGACCTCCCACTGGCGCATGTCAACCAACTCCTCCAGGATGCAAAAAACTTTGATCCCAAGACCATCCCAGAGCCATACACCCAGTATGTCCGACACTTCATCTACATGGTCAAACGCAATGGCCGAGTACCCAGTGATCTTTTGTCTGGAGAAGACGACAGAGCCTCGGACCGCTCTGGTGCAAAGTCCTCTAAAAAGCCTACACTTGCAAATGGCACAAAAGGCAAACGAACCTCTGCAAAATCCACAGCTCCTGTAAAAAAGGGGAAGTCTTCCTCTAAACCCACTTCTAAAAAAGCCTAA
- a CDS encoding helix-turn-helix domain-containing protein — MPSQAISLLASEKTGKDWMESVLPNLWEGLCTELGFSAGVVVLKAENEDSFYESSSFGYGEDGFYYSFLNRDSLHWEELMHSQEPVFFSGTEFELFGKKTNAMAVSIRFGEKKIGFLLVEIEDPSAVPTGIFISLFAEKIGMEWGRTKPQGKLPLANAEENSHALYRQEIPNLDLAISEFSKQKILTILGPSGSGKKSLAKWIHQNQLPGAPFLVVESLPEHFGKLEKALSVWGGESRNGSLVLVGVQTWNLGQQQILSDWWFKSGHSGSLFLLGPEEMGQELLPEFERFLRKNSLVLPSLRFLPKAKLQILVQSIFEELCSSQNRSGLQLGATSLQELVSRSYSENFTDLRNAILTGILTCRSNQVELSDLEPGRSKMDLEIPDAEDLDLRRGTEALERQKILLAMRIFSGNQIRMAKALGISRGSLQYKMKQLGLM; from the coding sequence ATGCCTTCCCAAGCCATTTCCCTACTTGCCTCCGAGAAAACAGGCAAGGATTGGATGGAATCTGTCCTTCCCAATCTATGGGAAGGACTATGTACAGAGCTTGGATTCTCTGCGGGTGTCGTAGTTTTGAAAGCAGAGAATGAAGATTCGTTTTATGAATCTTCTAGTTTTGGTTACGGTGAAGATGGGTTTTATTATTCTTTTTTGAATCGGGATTCTTTGCACTGGGAAGAGTTGATGCACTCCCAGGAGCCGGTTTTTTTTTCGGGAACAGAGTTTGAATTGTTTGGAAAAAAGACAAATGCCATGGCAGTTTCGATTCGCTTCGGGGAAAAGAAAATCGGGTTTCTTCTGGTTGAAATAGAGGATCCATCCGCAGTGCCGACAGGTATCTTCATTTCTCTTTTTGCAGAAAAAATCGGGATGGAATGGGGAAGAACAAAACCCCAAGGCAAACTCCCTCTGGCCAATGCAGAAGAAAATTCGCATGCCTTATACCGTCAGGAAATCCCAAATTTGGACCTGGCAATTTCGGAATTTTCAAAACAAAAAATCCTAACCATCCTTGGCCCTTCTGGATCGGGGAAAAAAAGTTTGGCCAAATGGATCCACCAAAACCAGCTGCCAGGTGCACCTTTTCTGGTGGTCGAATCTTTGCCTGAACATTTCGGGAAACTGGAAAAGGCTCTGTCTGTTTGGGGGGGTGAGTCTCGGAATGGAAGTTTGGTCTTAGTTGGAGTTCAAACTTGGAATTTGGGACAACAACAAATTCTCTCCGATTGGTGGTTTAAGTCAGGCCATTCAGGGTCATTATTTTTACTCGGACCCGAAGAAATGGGCCAAGAATTATTACCTGAATTTGAAAGATTTTTACGAAAAAATTCGTTGGTACTACCATCCCTTAGGTTCCTTCCAAAAGCGAAATTGCAGATTTTGGTTCAGTCCATATTTGAAGAACTGTGTAGTTCTCAAAACCGATCGGGGTTGCAGTTAGGGGCGACGAGTTTGCAAGAATTGGTATCTAGATCGTATTCAGAAAATTTCACAGATTTAAGAAATGCCATTTTGACTGGGATTCTGACTTGCAGGTCGAACCAGGTGGAACTTTCCGATTTGGAACCTGGAAGATCGAAGATGGATTTGGAGATTCCAGATGCTGAAGATTTAGACTTGCGGCGTGGAACTGAGGCCTTAGAAAGGCAGAAGATTCTTCTAGCAATGCGGATTTTTTCGGGCAACCAAATCCGGATGGCAAAGGCTTTGGGTATTTCGAGGGGCTCCCTCCAGTATAAAATGAAACAACTTGGATTAATGTAA
- a CDS encoding discoidin domain-containing protein — MKDHLIRTSHPYSLPIKSVSTSGTFEIKNEEFLSFFEEKEQSSLSSIIFKFDDVVYFNGIELLPGKDGLDFFPDSFRFELSHDGKYWEPILQESSFRKSFKTSAKWLFSLTSARYVKFVSKISRKASNGKNRISFGQLKILITGVQSIQASSELDRLAVKENLFDTRPDYGWSSKKKEEPEEEYLILDMGSVNRIEEMRMLTKNDPITNFPERFVTYYSEDDITWHQLHEENFFLSEPGTWYKWRFSPVNLRYLKLVFFQEKQQNKKDYVTEVIELELYSSPDKKDYGGPAREPLPYASVLRSGIIRLAVDGEVKEGVVVQANDRRLRDATTEYRGIVELASDGEEKPGVAVQGNDKRLKIATELTHGLVRLSRSGEARPGLVVQSDDERLRSASTDHPGIVELALDGETRPGVVVQGNDSRLRVATKKSVGLVQLADAGEVAVDKVVTGDDPRLRDATTTAKGIVQLASNGGEEPNTVVQGNDKRLKHASTELHGIVQLAHSGETKPGAVVQGNDKRLAKAGFQDAGIVLLANHGEAVPGKVVLSDDPRLSDKRDPKPHTHPYAEKEHDYNSHTGLLKITGEAAASSKGFVPPQANDAIIFGKNTKVGTGVVGVSIGTGVSGFGDSVGVFGISKGQTPKQSAGILGAGTTAPGGRFVSQSDFALIVDGKGIPEIELSGSGKAIYANGESLFEGNLRITKEGGEECIARYFRLDGKDVVTAGDLLIATEEPGVLGRSKHPYSTNVIGVSVANAHVVFGKQEKAVEYVLVALLGMTKIHVDATQVPIYPGDLLVSGLSSGHAVKADPAKLKPGMLVAKAIEACKRDKGSILCMLTFS; from the coding sequence ATGAAAGATCATTTAATTCGCACAAGCCACCCCTACTCTTTGCCCATCAAATCAGTGTCCACTTCTGGAACCTTTGAAATCAAAAACGAAGAATTTTTATCCTTTTTCGAAGAAAAGGAACAGTCTTCTCTTTCCTCCATCATCTTTAAGTTTGATGATGTTGTGTATTTTAATGGGATCGAACTTCTACCTGGCAAAGACGGGTTGGATTTTTTCCCCGACTCTTTCCGGTTTGAGTTATCACATGATGGGAAGTATTGGGAACCGATTTTACAAGAATCTTCTTTTCGAAAATCCTTTAAAACTTCTGCCAAATGGCTGTTTTCTCTCACTAGCGCTCGTTATGTGAAATTTGTTTCTAAAATTTCAAGAAAGGCAAGTAACGGAAAAAATCGGATCAGTTTTGGGCAATTGAAAATCCTCATCACGGGAGTTCAGTCCATCCAGGCGAGTTCGGAATTGGATCGTTTGGCTGTAAAAGAAAATCTTTTTGATACAAGACCTGATTATGGATGGTCTTCTAAAAAGAAGGAAGAACCAGAAGAAGAGTATTTAATTTTGGATATGGGCTCAGTGAATCGTATTGAAGAAATGCGAATGCTCACAAAAAACGATCCTATTACAAATTTTCCAGAACGTTTTGTTACTTATTATAGTGAAGATGATATCACTTGGCACCAGTTGCATGAGGAAAATTTCTTTTTGTCAGAACCTGGAACTTGGTATAAATGGAGATTTTCACCTGTTAACTTAAGGTATTTAAAACTAGTTTTTTTCCAAGAGAAACAGCAGAATAAAAAAGATTATGTGACGGAAGTCATTGAACTTGAATTGTATTCTAGTCCGGATAAAAAAGATTACGGTGGGCCTGCAAGAGAACCTCTGCCTTATGCGTCCGTCTTACGATCGGGTATTATCCGTTTGGCGGTGGATGGAGAGGTAAAGGAAGGTGTTGTGGTCCAGGCAAACGATAGACGTCTACGTGATGCCACTACCGAATACCGTGGAATCGTCGAATTGGCTTCTGATGGGGAAGAAAAACCAGGTGTCGCTGTCCAAGGAAATGATAAACGCCTAAAAATTGCCACTGAACTCACTCATGGATTAGTAAGATTGTCTCGAAGCGGGGAAGCAAGGCCAGGACTTGTGGTCCAGTCGGATGATGAACGTTTGCGGAGTGCTTCCACGGATCATCCTGGGATCGTGGAGCTTGCGTTAGACGGAGAGACTCGGCCTGGAGTTGTTGTCCAAGGGAATGATTCCCGTTTGCGAGTGGCCACAAAAAAATCAGTTGGTTTGGTGCAACTGGCGGATGCAGGTGAAGTTGCCGTTGATAAAGTAGTTACTGGTGATGACCCTCGATTGAGAGACGCAACAACAACTGCAAAAGGGATTGTGCAACTTGCATCAAACGGTGGGGAAGAGCCAAACACTGTTGTCCAAGGAAATGATAAACGTTTGAAACATGCCAGTACAGAACTTCATGGGATTGTGCAGCTCGCGCACTCCGGTGAAACTAAACCAGGTGCTGTTGTCCAAGGGAATGACAAACGTTTGGCGAAGGCAGGGTTCCAAGATGCAGGGATTGTCCTTCTTGCAAACCACGGTGAAGCAGTTCCCGGTAAGGTGGTGCTTTCTGATGATCCTCGTTTGTCAGACAAAAGAGATCCAAAACCACATACACATCCTTATGCAGAAAAAGAACATGATTATAATTCCCATACCGGGTTATTAAAAATCACAGGGGAAGCAGCCGCTTCTTCTAAAGGTTTTGTCCCTCCGCAAGCAAACGACGCGATCATTTTTGGGAAAAATACAAAAGTGGGAACGGGTGTTGTGGGTGTTTCTATTGGAACAGGTGTATCTGGGTTTGGTGATTCTGTTGGTGTATTTGGGATTTCCAAAGGCCAAACACCAAAACAGTCTGCAGGGATTTTAGGCGCCGGAACTACGGCACCAGGCGGACGATTTGTATCACAATCTGATTTTGCATTGATTGTTGACGGGAAAGGTATTCCCGAAATTGAACTTTCTGGTTCTGGAAAAGCAATTTATGCTAACGGAGAATCTTTATTTGAAGGGAATCTTCGCATCACAAAAGAAGGTGGTGAGGAATGTATTGCTAGATACTTCCGTTTGGATGGCAAAGATGTAGTGACAGCAGGAGATCTATTGATTGCCACCGAAGAACCTGGTGTTCTAGGAAGGTCCAAACACCCCTACTCCACAAATGTCATTGGTGTTTCTGTGGCCAATGCCCATGTTGTTTTTGGAAAACAAGAAAAAGCAGTGGAATATGTTCTTGTTGCTTTGCTTGGAATGACTAAGATCCATGTGGATGCAACACAAGTGCCAATTTATCCAGGGGATCTTTTGGTATCAGGTTTATCTTCCGGTCATGCCGTCAAAGCAGACCCGGCAAAATTGAAGCCGGGAATGCTTGTGGCAAAAGCCATTGAAGCCTGTAAACGAGACAAAGGAAGTATCCTTTGTATGTTAACTTTCTCCTAA
- a CDS encoding ParA family protein, with amino-acid sequence MITIAVANQKGGEGKTTTSLNLAMGLARRNLKTLLIDMDPQANSTGIFLNPETVEKDLAHLFQNSANLKEIIAPAYNEHLWIAPSSMRLAEMETVSVNSVEAPYILRDSLSGIKDFEFVIIDCPPSLSIFTVNSLVAANYVLIPLQAEKFSMDGIMGLQQTISSIKKRINPDLEILGALITQLKPQTLLTKTILPVLTKYFRIFEHTISDGVAIGESHLAKKSVFDYNKTSRQSQEYEGFIEEVLNELKK; translated from the coding sequence ATGATCACCATTGCAGTTGCAAACCAAAAAGGCGGAGAAGGAAAAACAACGACTTCTTTGAATCTTGCCATGGGATTGGCACGTCGAAATCTTAAGACCTTACTCATCGATATGGACCCACAGGCGAATTCCACAGGGATTTTTCTGAACCCAGAAACCGTCGAAAAGGATTTGGCTCACCTATTCCAGAACTCAGCCAACTTAAAAGAAATTATCGCACCGGCGTATAACGAGCATTTGTGGATTGCGCCATCTAGCATGCGTTTGGCGGAGATGGAGACAGTATCCGTCAACTCCGTTGAAGCTCCCTACATCCTAAGAGATTCCCTTTCGGGGATTAAGGATTTTGAATTTGTCATCATTGACTGCCCCCCTTCTCTTTCTATTTTTACAGTGAATAGCCTGGTTGCCGCCAACTACGTCCTCATCCCTCTCCAAGCAGAGAAATTCTCGATGGACGGGATTATGGGATTGCAACAAACGATCTCTTCGATCAAAAAAAGAATCAACCCTGACTTGGAAATTTTGGGAGCCCTCATCACCCAACTCAAGCCCCAGACCTTACTCACAAAAACCATCCTACCGGTTTTGACAAAATACTTTAGAATCTTCGAACATACCATCTCCGATGGAGTGGCCATCGGAGAAAGCCACCTGGCAAAAAAATCAGTTTTCGATTATAACAAAACTTCTCGGCAGTCCCAGGAGTATGAAGGTTTTATTGAGGAGGTCTTAAATGAGCTCAAAAAGTAA
- a CDS encoding helix-turn-helix domain-containing protein, producing MTDIIDSGVWAGLSHAAKTLYPVLLKFSDYNFKPVWPNTETLMRLTGFKTKKSIVSAKKELTQAGLLYQVPGSGRTSTRYHFSFHYEGSKITPLGDTNILPRDSETGLSEGAKQSLKGGADGTPNHINITISNTNNAPAVPALSETAKEKGEKIGFENLVTLFGPDIALEAYKKAVSLHMESDSSYLQSLCRELVSLQRQEVIKTGQKSSGEDVLSHPASWAGFLAWASKELTQSSWNQLERMQVQIDGNVIVVGSPLQGHLRQIVQMYFTERVKPSVLVVFSEKEEGSRLSEIR from the coding sequence ATGACCGACATCATAGATTCTGGTGTTTGGGCGGGCCTATCCCATGCCGCCAAAACCCTTTATCCGGTTCTATTGAAATTCAGTGACTATAACTTTAAACCCGTTTGGCCCAATACCGAAACTTTGATGAGGCTCACGGGTTTCAAAACCAAAAAATCAATTGTCTCTGCCAAAAAGGAACTCACTCAGGCAGGCCTACTCTACCAAGTCCCGGGAAGTGGAAGAACCTCGACCCGATACCATTTTTCCTTCCACTACGAGGGTTCCAAAATTACCCCTCTGGGGGATACAAACATCCTCCCCAGGGATTCTGAAACGGGGCTCTCTGAGGGGGCAAAACAGTCACTTAAGGGGGGTGCAGATGGGACCCCTAACCATATTAATATAACTATATCTAATACAAACAATGCTCCGGCAGTGCCGGCTCTTTCGGAGACGGCAAAGGAAAAGGGAGAAAAAATTGGGTTTGAGAATTTGGTCACTTTATTCGGCCCAGACATTGCTCTAGAAGCATATAAGAAAGCTGTTTCATTGCATATGGAATCCGATAGTTCCTATCTCCAATCTCTCTGTCGCGAACTGGTTTCCCTACAACGGCAAGAAGTGATTAAAACTGGGCAGAAATCTTCTGGTGAGGATGTTCTTTCCCATCCTGCTTCTTGGGCAGGGTTTCTTGCTTGGGCGAGCAAAGAGTTGACCCAATCTTCTTGGAACCAATTGGAGCGGATGCAAGTGCAAATAGATGGAAATGTAATTGTGGTTGGCTCGCCCCTCCAAGGACATTTGCGCCAAATTGTTCAAATGTATTTTACTGAGCGAGTGAAACCAAGCGTCCTTGTTGTGTTTTCCGAAAAAGAAGAAGGATCTCGCCTCAGTGAAATTCGATAG
- a CDS encoding ParB/RepB/Spo0J family partition protein, producing MSSKSKRLGTLADIYQAENLDGTIRTIRMDRIEPSEYQPRQERKKGIEELAQTLKVDGLLQPIIVSRGEREGNYKIIAGERRYHAAKSLGWSEIECKILNRPDKEIYKLAVIENLQRENLSPYEEVDALLFLKNSHNYTDQELGDLFGKSRSYMTEVLSITSMSKEDLEKCKKNEIYNKNLLVQAAQAAKKGSLDEFLTLFHKGALKTVRDAKDFNKQTKANESSPKTSLLSGYKIRRSGNGIQILSDDEILLGDIYKFIRKELVKKYGDSA from the coding sequence ATGAGCTCAAAAAGTAAACGCCTAGGAACTCTTGCTGACATCTACCAGGCAGAAAATTTAGACGGGACCATCCGGACCATTCGGATGGACCGAATTGAACCCTCAGAATACCAACCAAGACAGGAACGTAAAAAGGGGATTGAAGAACTTGCCCAAACCTTAAAGGTCGATGGACTCTTGCAACCGATCATCGTATCCAGAGGTGAGAGGGAAGGTAACTACAAAATCATTGCAGGAGAACGCAGGTACCACGCTGCCAAATCTTTGGGTTGGTCCGAAATCGAATGCAAAATCCTAAACCGCCCAGACAAAGAAATTTATAAACTGGCCGTCATCGAAAACCTACAAAGGGAAAACCTATCCCCTTACGAAGAAGTGGATGCCCTATTGTTCCTAAAAAATTCACACAACTACACGGACCAAGAATTAGGGGATCTTTTTGGGAAAAGTCGCAGTTACATGACGGAAGTGCTCTCGATCACATCCATGTCAAAAGAAGATCTAGAGAAATGCAAAAAGAACGAAATCTACAATAAGAACCTTTTGGTCCAAGCAGCCCAAGCCGCTAAAAAAGGAAGCCTGGATGAATTTTTAACCCTCTTCCATAAGGGAGCTTTAAAAACAGTCCGAGATGCAAAAGACTTCAACAAACAGACCAAAGCAAATGAATCTTCCCCCAAAACTTCCCTACTATCTGGATACAAAATTCGCAGATCTGGCAATGGGATCCAAATTCTGTCGGATGACGAAATCCTACTAGGAGACATCTACAAATTCATCCGAAAAGAATTGGTCAAAAAATACGGCGACTCGGCATAA
- the pyk gene encoding pyruvate kinase yields the protein MPAIEQLRARKTKIVCTIGPATASKEMIRSLALAGMNIARINMSHGDHEFHRKIIRIIKSLNKDELHKHPISILLDTQGPEIRTGDVQNDLHLKVGETFTFHIIPGMEAEAQSVFVNYRDIVKDLKVGDKVTVDNGLINLAVQEIRENELVCTVLDGGKLGSRKHINLPGIRVNLPSITPKDLKDILFGLEEDIDFVALSFVRSQEDVIQLRGIIDEKNHHAQIIAKIEDQEGLKNLDAIIRESDGIMVARGDLGVEIEIEELPIVQRRIIKRCQEEGKRVIVATHLLESMIQNPSPTRAEVTDVANAVYEEADAIMLSGETAMGKFPVRCVEMLDKIARRMEMSINLGLAAQRKPKDQKEEMARSAANLADSMQAHAIIAITRRGITANNLASFHPKYPIVHAFTNMTSVRRKLWLTRGVIPYRVDFSSDPEKTIKLAIQTLVNNGYLQMGEKVVILSDIIAGEDRVETIQVREVK from the coding sequence ATGCCTGCTATTGAACAACTAAGAGCTCGAAAAACAAAAATCGTTTGCACCATTGGTCCTGCGACTGCCTCCAAAGAAATGATCCGAAGTTTAGCTTTGGCTGGGATGAACATTGCACGAATCAATATGAGCCATGGAGATCATGAGTTTCATAGAAAAATCATTCGTATTATTAAATCTCTCAATAAAGATGAATTACACAAACACCCAATTTCGATCCTTCTTGATACGCAAGGGCCGGAAATTCGAACGGGAGATGTACAGAACGATCTCCACTTAAAAGTTGGGGAGACTTTTACATTTCATATCATTCCAGGAATGGAAGCGGAAGCACAAAGTGTTTTTGTGAACTATCGTGATATAGTAAAAGATTTGAAAGTTGGTGATAAGGTTACTGTTGATAACGGGCTTATCAACTTGGCAGTACAAGAGATCCGTGAAAATGAGCTCGTTTGCACTGTGTTAGATGGTGGAAAACTTGGGTCAAGGAAACATATTAATTTACCGGGGATCCGAGTCAATTTACCTTCTATTACTCCTAAAGACTTAAAAGATATTCTTTTTGGTTTGGAAGAGGATATTGATTTTGTGGCTTTATCGTTTGTTCGTTCCCAGGAAGACGTGATCCAATTGCGTGGGATCATTGATGAAAAAAATCACCATGCACAGATCATTGCAAAAATTGAAGACCAAGAAGGTTTAAAAAACCTTGATGCTATCATTAGAGAGTCTGATGGAATTATGGTGGCACGTGGGGATTTGGGAGTGGAGATTGAAATCGAAGAGCTCCCGATTGTCCAAAGAAGGATCATCAAACGTTGCCAAGAAGAAGGGAAACGTGTCATCGTTGCTACTCACTTGTTGGAATCTATGATCCAAAATCCTTCTCCTACTAGAGCGGAAGTCACTGATGTTGCCAATGCAGTGTATGAAGAAGCTGATGCGATTATGTTATCTGGTGAAACCGCAATGGGGAAATTTCCAGTCAGATGTGTGGAGATGTTGGATAAAATTGCACGTCGTATGGAGATGTCGATTAACCTTGGTCTTGCGGCCCAACGAAAACCAAAAGACCAAAAAGAAGAGATGGCTCGTTCGGCAGCAAATTTAGCTGATTCCATGCAGGCACATGCTATCATTGCAATCACTCGTCGGGGAATCACTGCCAATAACTTGGCATCCTTTCATCCCAAATACCCGATTGTCCATGCATTTACAAATATGACATCAGTTAGGCGAAAGCTTTGGCTGACAAGAGGTGTGATTCCTTATCGTGTGGATTTTTCTTCTGATCCTGAAAAGACAATCAAACTTGCCATCCAAACTCTTGTGAATAATGGATACCTCCAAATGGGAGAAAAGGTAGTCATCCTTTCCGATATCATCGCTGGGGAAGACCGAGTCGAAACCATCCAAGTCCGCGAAGTTAAATAA